GCCGTGTTGCTCACCGCGTGGGAGGAGCGCACCCGGTCCGCGGTGCGGGCCGCCACGCTCGGCGCGAAGCTGGTGCAGTTGATGCTGCCGGGCGTCGCCGACGTCTACCAGGGCACCGAGGCGCCGGTGGTGGCGCTCGTCGACCCCGACAACCGGCGCCCCGTGCCCGTCCAGGAGCTCGCCGACCGTCTGCGCAGGCTCGACCAGGGCGCGGGGCCCCACGACCTCGCCGACGAGAAGCTCTGGGTCACCGCCCAGGCGCTGCGCACCCGACGCTCCATGGCTGAGGCGTTCACGGGCCCACGGGCCGGATTCGTGCCGCTCGCCCACTCCTCCGAGCACTCGCTCACCTTCGCCCGCACGGTGGGCGGCGAGGCTGCTGTGGTGATGGTCGCCACGCGGCTCGCGGCGGCGCTCGAACGGCTCGGAGGCTGGGGCGAGCACACCGTCGCCGTGCCCGAGGGCAGGTGGCGCGACGTGCTCACCGACCGGCCCGTCGACGGCGGCGGCCTTCGCCGAGTCGCCGACCTCCTGGACCGCCTGCCAGTTGCCCTCCTGGTCCGGGAGGAGCCCTAGTGCGGCCCCGGGTGTGGGCGCCTGCCGCGCGCGAGATCGTGCTCGACCTGCCCCCGGACGGCCGGCGTGTGGCGCTGCGGGCTACTGCCGGCGGCTGGTGGGAGGCCGATGTGGACCTCCCCCCGGGCGCCGACCACGCCTACGCGGTGGACGGCGGTCCGCCGCACGCCGACCCGCGGGCGCAGCGGCTGCCCTCCGGCGTGCACGGCCCCGGCCAGGTGTTCGATGCCACGGGCTTCGCCTGGACGGACGACTCATGGCTGGGCGTGGATGCCCGTGGCGCCGTGCTCTACGAGCTGCACGTCGGCACCTTCACCGAGGAGGGCACGCTGGACGCCGCCGCCCAGCGCCTCGACGACCTCGTCGCGCTCGGCGTCGACATGGTCGAGCTCATGCCGCTGGCGTCGTTCAACGGCGTGCACGGGTGGGGCTACGACGGAGTGTCCCTGTTCTCGGTGCACGAGCCCTACGGCGGCCCCCCCGCCCTGCAGCGGTTCGTGGACGCCGCGCACGCCCGCGGGATCGGCGTGTGCCTGGACGTGGTGCACAACCACCTGGGCCCGTCCGGCAACTACCTGGGCGCCTTCGGCCCGTACCTCACCGAGGCCCACCACACACCCTGGGGCGCCGCGGTCAACCTGGACCAGGACGGCTCCGCCGAGGTGCGCCGCTGGATCTGCGACAGCGCGTTGCGCTGGTTCCGGGACTTCCACCTGGACGCCCTCCGCCTGGACGCCGTGCACGCGCTGGTGGACGACTCACCGCAGCACCTGCTCGCCCAGCTCTCCCAAGAGGTCGCCGACCTGTCCCGCGAGCTCGGGCGGCCCCTGTCCCTCATCGCCGAGAGCGACCTCAACGATCCCGTCGTCACCCAGCCGGTCGAACAGGGCGGCTGGGGCATGACGGCCCAGTGGGCCGACGACGTGCACCACGCCATCCACGCCCTCGTGACCGGGGAACGGCACGGCTACTACGTCGACTTCGGCTCCCCCCAGACACTGCGCACCGCGTTCACCCGCGTCTTCGTGCACGCCGGCGACTGGTCGACCTTCCGCGGACGCCCCTGGGGGCTGCCGCTGCCCCCAGGGGCGGACGGCCACCAGTTCGTCGTCTTCGCGTCCAACCACGACCAGGTCGGCAACCGGGCCCTGGGCGACCGGCCCTCGGCCCGGCTCGACGCGGGGGCGCTCGCGGCCGAGGCCGCGCTGGTGCTGCTCTCGCCTTTCACGCCGCTGCTGTTCATGGGCGAGGAGTGGGGCGCCCGGACGCCGTGGTTGTTCTTCACCGACCACCCCGAGCCCGAGCTGGCCGACGCCGTCCGCACCGGCAGGCGCGGCGAGTTCGGAGGGCATGGCTGGTCCGCGCTGTACGGCGGCGACGTCGAACCGCCTGATCCGCAGGCCGCCTCCACGTTCGAGCGCAGCCGCCTGGACTGGGACGAGCCGCGCGGCGGCGACCATGCCCGGCTGCTGGACTGGCACCGGCAGCTCATCGCGCTGCGCCGCGCCGAGCCGGACCTCGGGTCGGGGTCCCTGGCGGCCACCGAGGTGCGCTTCGAGGAGTCCGCCGACGAGCGCGACGGGTGGCGCGGCTGGCTCGTGGTCGAGCGCGGCGGCGCCCGCGTGGTGGTGAACCTGTCCGACGACGAGCGCCGCATCCCGCTCCGGGCGGACCGGCCGCTCACCGTCCGGGCCGCGTGGTCTCCGGTGCTCCTGGACCCGCCGGGCGGCGACGACGCGGCGGCGCACGTCACCCTGCCGGGGCGCAGCGTCGCGGTGCTGGCCTGACCCTCCTTGTCCGGTCTGGGCGATGGGATGGCAGGCTCCCCGGCGCACTCGGCAACTGCCCTTCGATCCGCCTGACAAACTCCTCTCATCAGCCAGGAACAGGGCGAGTCGACCCGAGCGCTGGCTCGCCGGAAGCGTTATGGCGGAACGTGTCGCGCAAAACGCCGAGCGGCTCAGAGAGCGTGCTCGGGTGGGGCCCACGAATAGATGACAGTCGGTCTCGTCTCAGGCATCGAGTGCGACCTGAGCGGTGTGATGTTCCGTACTCCGCGGGGTATCAGGCGACCGAGGGGCTTGGCATCGGTGGCGATAGACAGGGGGATGTTCAATCCAGGTGATGATTGCCAGACGCAGGTCATCGCGAGTGGCCGAGCGGCGCTCCAGGACGTTCTTCTGCCGCAGCGACAAGTACAACTCCATCGCGGCCTTCACCCGCGAAGGCGAAGTGGCGCATCGACCCGACCCGCATGACGGCGCAGCTCTGCCGCCGCGCCGGAACCCGCCACGTTGCAAGGAGGGCACATGCGCAGAGACGCACGTCGACTCCTGCGCTGCGTGGCACTTGTGGCCAAGTTCGTCCTCCTCCTGGCGGGGCTAGGCGGGGCTAACGCCGCCCCCTAGGACCTGACGTCGACGAGCCTCGACAGCTTCAGCTACTTCCACCCGTGCCCGCACCTCATCACCGCGACGTCGGGGAGTTCCGGCGCCCTCGTGGACACGGACGGTGTCGTTCGCTTCGGACGCGTGTTCGGGGCAGCAGCTGACGGTGGAGGCGCTGGACTCCACCGGCGCCGTCGTGGCCACCGGTAGCGGGCCCGTCTTCGGACGTGGCGCCACGGTACCGATGACCGGGTTCGTCACCACTGCCGGGACGACCCTTCGGGTGTCCACTGGCGGGTGGGTGATCCCCACCGCGTGGCAGATGCCGTCCATGGACGGCCCGGTGACGGCGACTTCTGCGGGTACCGAGATGTCGGCCATCTCCTGGTAGCTGCTGACGAACAAGCCCGTGCAGGCGTGGGCGCTGACGAGGACGCCCGATCCCTCCGTGGGGCCCCATGCGTTCACGGTCAAGTCCAAGAGTCCGATCGCGACGAAGCACGCGAAGAGCAGATGACCATCCAGGCGACACTCGAGCGCAACCTGGAAACATGGGTGTGCCCGCCGACCCCCGTGGCGCTCCCCGCAGGCAACGACAGGCTCCACGACGGCGCGGGCTCGGTGCCGAGGCGGCCGGCCATGGCGCATGCCGCAGCGTTCCGCGCCGGTGCGGGGATCGTCGCAAGCATCCACGCGACAAGCGCCGTCGCCCGAGCAGCCCTGCAGGAGGCGGAGTTCGCCCTCATGCGGGAGGCGGACCTCTTGGAGAAGGCGATCACCGGCGTCGCACCGGCGTCGCGTTGACGCGATAGCCACCGAAGGCTCACTCGCCCCGCCCAGGCGCCATGCGACCCCGAGCCCTGGCACCAACTCGACGGCTGATTTCGGAACACACCCGCTGCACTACTCATGCCGCGGTGCTCGGCGCCCGATTGCAGTAAGGACCACCTCGAAGGAGAAGCAATGACCCAGCAGTCCCCCGGGCACGAGCCGCTGCCCGGCTCGAACCAGCCGTCCCCGTACCAGGGGCAGGCTCCCGGCGACACCCCGCCTCCCTACGGCCAGCGGCCTGCAGGTGACGCCAGTTTGCATTCGGACCCGAACGCGGGGACCGGACCTGCCCCGGCGCGCGCCTGGTACAAGAAGAAGCGCTTCATCCTTCCCGGCGCCTTCCTCCTCTTCTTCATCATCGTCGGAGCGTTTGGCGACGGCGACGCCGGCGAGCAGAAGCCCGCCGCCGCGGCAAGCCCGTCCGCGGCAGCCAAGGAGAAGACCGCCGATGAGGTAGCCGCGGAGAAGAAGGCCGAGGAGAAGCGCCAGGCGCAGAAGGCGGCGGACGGGGCGGCGAAGGCCGAGGAGAAGCGCCTGGAGGAGGAAGCGCGAGTCGCAGCAGAGGCTGCTGCCGCTGAAGCGGCGGCCGCTGAGGCTGCGCGGGCGGGAACCGTCTCCCAGCAGAACGCCTACCGGAGCGCACTCACCTACCTGGACTTCTCGTCCTTCTCGCGAGCAGGCCTCATCCGGCAGCTCACGAGCGAGTACGCCGATGCCTTCCCCCGTGAAGACGCGGAGTTCGCGATC
The sequence above is a segment of the Cellulomonas chengniuliangii genome. Coding sequences within it:
- the treZ gene encoding malto-oligosyltrehalose trehalohydrolase encodes the protein MRPRVWAPAAREIVLDLPPDGRRVALRATAGGWWEADVDLPPGADHAYAVDGGPPHADPRAQRLPSGVHGPGQVFDATGFAWTDDSWLGVDARGAVLYELHVGTFTEEGTLDAAAQRLDDLVALGVDMVELMPLASFNGVHGWGYDGVSLFSVHEPYGGPPALQRFVDAAHARGIGVCLDVVHNHLGPSGNYLGAFGPYLTEAHHTPWGAAVNLDQDGSAEVRRWICDSALRWFRDFHLDALRLDAVHALVDDSPQHLLAQLSQEVADLSRELGRPLSLIAESDLNDPVVTQPVEQGGWGMTAQWADDVHHAIHALVTGERHGYYVDFGSPQTLRTAFTRVFVHAGDWSTFRGRPWGLPLPPGADGHQFVVFASNHDQVGNRALGDRPSARLDAGALAAEAALVLLSPFTPLLFMGEEWGARTPWLFFTDHPEPELADAVRTGRRGEFGGHGWSALYGGDVEPPDPQAASTFERSRLDWDEPRGGDHARLLDWHRQLIALRRAEPDLGSGSLAATEVRFEESADERDGWRGWLVVERGGARVVVNLSDDERRIPLRADRPLTVRAAWSPVLLDPPGGDDAAAHVTLPGRSVAVLA
- a CDS encoding Ltp family lipoprotein yields the protein MTQQSPGHEPLPGSNQPSPYQGQAPGDTPPPYGQRPAGDASLHSDPNAGTGPAPARAWYKKKRFILPGAFLLFFIIVGAFGDGDAGEQKPAAAASPSAAAKEKTADEVAAEKKAEEKRQAQKAADGAAKAEEKRLEEEARVAAEAAAAEAAAAEAARAGTVSQQNAYRSALTYLDFSSFSRAGLIRQLTSEYADAFPREDAEFAIARLEAEGGVDWNEQAAKSAKTYMELMSYSRAGLIQQLTSEYGEGFTREQAEYGVSQTGL